The following proteins are co-located in the Bdellovibrionales bacterium genome:
- a CDS encoding N-acetylmuramoyl-L-alanine amidase, whose amino-acid sequence MKRIPSPNYNERAEKTLLAYVVLHYTGMRTAAEALDRLRDPHSEVSCHYMIDEEGGVIQMVEEDHRAWHAGHSCWRGKRDINSQSIGIELVNKGHAFGYTPFPKAQIDSLKALLHDIKSRYSLSPESLLAHSDIAPLRKEDPGELFPWQELAAVGLSLWPSPTPEDRRPALLDEIATMLGEIGYEVRTPESLEAAQRAFLRRYHPERLEDGFDDETTARLRALERILNPLL is encoded by the coding sequence ATGAAGCGCATCCCTTCCCCCAACTACAACGAACGCGCAGAAAAAACGCTGTTAGCCTATGTCGTCCTTCACTATACGGGCATGCGAACGGCTGCCGAAGCCTTAGACCGCCTGCGCGATCCTCATAGCGAAGTGAGTTGCCATTACATGATCGATGAAGAGGGCGGCGTCATCCAGATGGTTGAGGAAGACCATCGCGCGTGGCACGCGGGACATAGCTGTTGGCGTGGAAAACGCGACATCAACAGCCAATCTATCGGGATTGAACTGGTCAACAAAGGACACGCCTTTGGCTATACGCCTTTCCCCAAGGCGCAGATTGATAGCCTGAAAGCCTTATTGCACGACATCAAGTCCCGTTACAGCCTGTCGCCTGAATCTTTGCTTGCGCACAGCGATATTGCCCCCCTGCGCAAGGAAGATCCGGGAGAATTGTTTCCGTGGCAAGAGTTGGCCGCCGTTGGGCTTAGCCTGTGGCCTTCCCCTACACCAGAAGACCGCCGCCCCGCCTTACTGGACGAGATTGCGACGATGCTGGGGGAAATTGGTTATGAGGTGCGCACGCCCGAATCGCTTGAGGCCGCGCAAAGAGCCTTTCTACGCCGCTATCACCCTGAACGGCTTGAGGACGGTTTTGACGATGAAACCACCGCCCGCCTGCGGGCACTGGAACGTATTTTGAATCCGCTTCTCTAA
- a CDS encoding TerB family tellurite resistance protein, with protein sequence MSRFVGKFVGAVLGFTLAGPVGSMMGLLLGHLHDSRGTGHGSTRASSSPERDFFQNVAVSANQRSIFSVSVIVLGAKLAKIDGPVTREEILAFRQAFHTSEEQLDEVGHMFNNARASSDGYEPYAARLAQIFAKQPTILEETLVGLFLIARADSTRLARSEILFLRRVAVLFGFDEETFTRLAARAGIYLTSAAPPPKQDSAYDVLSLPTTATAEVIKKTYRALVRKYHPDKLLAAGLPASRVAEATEKIKRINAAYSEICKMRGIK encoded by the coding sequence ATGTCGCGATTCGTCGGAAAATTTGTCGGAGCCGTTTTGGGGTTCACGCTAGCAGGCCCCGTGGGTTCTATGATGGGGCTTCTGCTGGGTCATTTGCATGATAGCCGTGGCACAGGCCATGGCTCCACCCGCGCCTCGTCCTCGCCCGAACGTGATTTTTTCCAAAACGTGGCCGTCAGCGCCAATCAACGATCTATCTTTTCAGTGAGCGTCATCGTTTTGGGCGCTAAGCTGGCGAAAATTGATGGCCCCGTCACGCGGGAAGAGATTTTGGCCTTTCGCCAAGCCTTTCATACCTCGGAAGAGCAACTGGATGAAGTCGGCCACATGTTTAACAACGCCCGCGCCAGCTCAGACGGGTATGAGCCTTATGCGGCGCGGCTGGCCCAAATTTTTGCCAAACAGCCTACAATCCTTGAGGAAACTCTTGTCGGCCTCTTTCTGATCGCCCGCGCCGACAGCACCCGTCTGGCGCGATCCGAAATCCTTTTCCTGCGGCGCGTCGCCGTTTTGTTCGGCTTTGACGAAGAAACCTTTACGCGCCTTGCCGCACGCGCTGGCATTTATTTGACCAGTGCCGCGCCGCCACCCAAACAGGATTCGGCTTACGACGTTTTAAGCCTTCCAACGACGGCCACAGCAGAAGTCATCAAAAAAACCTATCGCGCTCTTGTGCGCAAATATCATCCTGATAAACTGCTGGCGGCGGGACTGCCTGCCAGCCGCGTAGCTGAAGCCACGGAAAAGATAAAACGGATCAACGCCGCCTATAGCGAAATTTGCAAAATGAGGGGCATCAAATGA
- a CDS encoding VPLPA-CTERM sorting domain-containing protein, which yields MKLTTIFLSAFVTLFALPAQAVTAPVDFNGTATGPTQYYVDMGYVPAGQYGSINTTPFFGLQDYVANGSLAGKTAITFTYNVVPSAVTGITGPVDFWYTPTAADPTKYSVLTTKDFDKNVFTLVISNLLDSTLSFSAGLALSPMFQGTVNTAYNAVSNVPLPAALPLFGLGLAGLAGYRAKKSKKEAATA from the coding sequence ATGAAGCTTACCACAATCTTCCTCAGCGCCTTTGTGACGCTTTTTGCGCTTCCCGCTCAGGCGGTAACGGCTCCCGTTGATTTCAACGGAACAGCGACAGGCCCCACGCAATACTATGTTGATATGGGCTATGTTCCCGCTGGCCAGTACGGCAGCATCAACACGACACCGTTTTTCGGTCTTCAGGATTACGTTGCGAATGGTTCTCTTGCTGGCAAGACAGCGATTACCTTTACTTATAACGTTGTCCCTTCGGCTGTTACCGGCATCACGGGCCCCGTTGATTTCTGGTACACGCCTACGGCCGCCGATCCCACGAAATACTCGGTTCTAACGACCAAGGATTTCGACAAGAATGTTTTCACACTTGTGATCTCCAACCTTCTTGACTCGACACTGTCCTTCTCGGCTGGCCTTGCGCTTTCGCCGATGTTCCAAGGCACAGTGAACACGGCCTACAACGCCGTTTCCAATGTTCCGCTTCCCGCCGCCCTGCCCTTGTTTGGCTTGGGTCTTGCTGGTCTGGCCGGTTATCGCGCCAAGAAGAGCAAGAAGGAAGCCGCTACGGCTTAA
- a CDS encoding class I SAM-dependent rRNA methyltransferase — MKLPLIRVHAARHKRAAGGHPWLFSNEIAMDAAAKALPAGSLVKFQAHDSSPLGIGTFNPHTLIAGRILSREPLVVIDKAWFAVRLRAALALREAVIAEPFYRLVHAEADGLGGLVIDRFGDHFSVQVNTAGMERLWPMIEAALVEVFQPQSIVLHNDSASRALEGLPREVRMALGESAGVIEIKENGLTYFTDLVQGQKTGWYFDQRDNHALVARFAKGQSVLDLYCHAGGFGLAAAKAGASSVVGVDSSAPALALAEKATAHNSFAKRCAWVKADVFDELEKRSAAKEVFDIVIADPPPFVKSKKDLAAGARGYRKLAKLSASVTAQGGWLFIATCSHAMDLATFTQEVARGLHEAKRSGAILYTCGAAPDHPIHPHLPESAYLKGLLIRLD; from the coding sequence ATGAAGCTTCCCCTTATCAGGGTTCACGCCGCGCGGCATAAACGCGCTGCCGGTGGCCATCCGTGGCTGTTCTCGAACGAAATTGCGATGGATGCCGCCGCCAAAGCTCTGCCCGCCGGAAGCCTTGTCAAGTTTCAGGCGCATGACAGCTCCCCGCTTGGCATCGGCACGTTTAATCCGCACACGCTGATCGCGGGGCGGATTTTATCGCGTGAGCCTTTGGTTGTGATCGATAAGGCGTGGTTCGCCGTGCGGCTTCGCGCGGCGCTGGCGCTGCGTGAGGCGGTTATTGCCGAGCCGTTTTATCGTCTGGTTCATGCCGAAGCCGATGGTCTGGGCGGCCTTGTCATTGATCGTTTTGGCGACCATTTCAGCGTGCAGGTCAACACGGCGGGCATGGAGCGTTTGTGGCCAATGATTGAAGCTGCGTTGGTGGAAGTCTTCCAGCCGCAAAGCATTGTCCTTCATAACGACAGCGCGTCCCGCGCTTTGGAAGGGTTGCCGCGCGAGGTGCGTATGGCGCTGGGCGAGTCCGCTGGTGTGATAGAGATCAAGGAAAACGGTCTGACCTATTTCACCGATCTTGTGCAGGGGCAAAAGACAGGATGGTATTTTGATCAACGCGACAATCATGCGCTGGTCGCTCGCTTTGCCAAGGGCCAAAGCGTTTTGGATCTCTACTGTCATGCGGGGGGCTTTGGCCTCGCGGCGGCCAAGGCTGGCGCGTCCAGCGTTGTGGGCGTGGATTCTTCCGCGCCTGCTTTGGCGTTGGCGGAAAAAGCTACCGCGCACAACAGCTTTGCGAAACGCTGCGCTTGGGTTAAGGCCGACGTGTTCGACGAGTTAGAGAAACGAAGCGCCGCCAAGGAAGTTTTTGACATTGTGATCGCCGATCCACCGCCGTTTGTGAAAAGTAAAAAAGATTTGGCGGCAGGGGCGCGTGGCTATCGCAAGCTGGCCAAGCTGTCGGCCTCGGTCACGGCCCAAGGCGGATGGCTTTTTATAGCAACATGTAGCCATGCGATGGATCTTGCGACGTTTACGCAGGAAGTCGCGCGCGGCCTTCATGAGGCGAAGCGCAGCGGTGCGATCCTTTATACCTGTGGGGCAGCGCCCGATCATCCCATCCATCCCCACTTGCCCGAAAGTGCCTATTTAAAGGGCTTGCTGATAAGGTTAGATTGA
- a CDS encoding RNA pyrophosphohydrolase: MTQHEVTMMGDGLPYRNGVGLCIFNADGLVLCAERRDKRGAWQMPQGGIQKGEDPAAAVFREMKEEVGTDKADIIARHPDRLRYDFPDALQYKNGVFHGKYRGQEQVWFALRYHGVDADINLTSEYEAEAPEFIAWRWFDLNQTPSLIVDFKRPVYESVVEAFSPFSQRLAQGQDVLPL; encoded by the coding sequence ATGACGCAGCATGAAGTGACGATGATGGGGGATGGATTGCCCTATCGTAATGGGGTGGGGCTTTGCATTTTTAACGCGGATGGTCTTGTTCTGTGTGCCGAGAGGCGCGACAAGCGTGGTGCGTGGCAGATGCCGCAAGGCGGCATTCAAAAGGGCGAAGACCCCGCTGCCGCTGTGTTCCGTGAGATGAAGGAAGAGGTCGGCACGGATAAGGCCGATATTATTGCCCGTCATCCTGATCGGTTGCGGTACGATTTTCCGGATGCTTTGCAATACAAAAACGGCGTGTTTCATGGCAAGTATCGCGGGCAAGAACAAGTTTGGTTCGCGCTGCGCTATCACGGCGTTGACGCTGATATTAACTTGACGAGCGAGTATGAGGCGGAAGCGCCGGAGTTTATCGCGTGGCGCTGGTTTGATTTGAATCAAACGCCTTCGTTGATCGTTGATTTCAAACGTCCTGTTTATGAAAGCGTAGTTGAGGCTTTTTCTCCGTTTTCGCAGCGCCTTGCACAGGGGCAGGACGTTCTGCCCCTGTGA
- the gpt gene encoding xanthine phosphoribosyltransferase: MTASNPQKFYPVSWDELHRNGKALAWRLLDKGPWKGLVAITRGGLVPAAIVARELEIRVIETVSAVGYHYDDANPSQADEIKIIKAAAGVGDGEGWLVVDDLVDTGRTFDVLHKIMPKAHFATVYAKPLGKPLVDTFITEVSQDTWIYFPWDIEPQFMKPIAAMGKQG; the protein is encoded by the coding sequence GTGACGGCATCCAATCCACAAAAATTTTATCCTGTCAGCTGGGATGAGCTTCACCGCAACGGTAAGGCGCTTGCTTGGCGTCTGTTGGATAAGGGGCCATGGAAAGGCCTTGTCGCCATCACACGCGGCGGCCTTGTTCCCGCCGCGATTGTCGCGCGCGAGCTTGAAATCCGCGTGATCGAAACCGTTTCGGCGGTGGGATATCATTATGATGATGCTAATCCCTCGCAGGCTGACGAGATTAAGATCATTAAGGCCGCGGCGGGTGTTGGCGACGGCGAGGGTTGGCTGGTCGTTGACGATCTGGTCGATACGGGGCGCACCTTTGACGTGTTGCACAAGATTATGCCCAAGGCGCATTTTGCGACGGTGTATGCCAAGCCTTTGGGCAAGCCCTTGGTGGATACGTTTATCACCGAGGTGAGCCAAGACACGTGGATCTATTTCCCGTGGGATATTGAACCTCAATTCATGAAGCCGATTGCGGCCATGGGAAAGCAAGGATAA
- the irrA gene encoding iron response transcriptional regulator IrrA: protein MTGSNEKNAQKDRLTALLAARNLRPTRQRLSLAAYLFDGKPKHVTAEQVMAAAQKQKEPVSLATVYNSLHQFTRAGLLREILIDQTRRYFDTTISDHHHFFDEVSGDLWDIPSGVLRIEGLPLPPSGRKIDGIGVVVRLAKA from the coding sequence ATGACAGGCTCAAACGAAAAGAACGCTCAAAAAGACAGGTTGACGGCTTTGTTGGCCGCAAGGAATTTGCGCCCGACGCGCCAAAGGCTTTCTTTGGCCGCCTATTTGTTTGATGGCAAGCCCAAGCATGTGACAGCTGAGCAGGTGATGGCAGCGGCCCAAAAGCAAAAAGAGCCCGTTTCCTTGGCGACGGTGTATAACAGCCTGCATCAGTTTACGCGGGCGGGGCTGTTGCGTGAAATTCTGATTGATCAAACGCGGCGCTATTTTGACACGACCATCTCTGACCATCATCATTTTTTTGATGAGGTTTCGGGCGATTTATGGGATATCCCGTCTGGCGTCTTACGGATTGAGGGGTTACCGCTGCCGCCCTCTGGTCGCAAGATCGACGGGATAGGCGTCGTTGTTCGTTTGGCCAAAGCATAA